The genomic DNA AAAATGATTTTTCGCCCCACTTTTGTAATACGCCATATTTCCTCAATATTGACGGATTTATCCTTTAAAAGCGGCATGAGCGAATGGTAAACTAGTCCCTTTTGGTTGTCGCGTAGGAAGTAGCCAAACTCTTCAAATGCCCCAGTATAAATGGTGTCGCCTACGCAAAGAATGGATCGCACGAGTTTGTTGCTATCGGGCATGGTGAATAGGTTCCAGAACTGACCATCGAATTGCAGCACGCCGTTATTGTTGGCAAAATACATAAATCCACGATTGTCTTGGCTAATGCCCCAGTTTTGGGTTCCACCACCATATTCCGCTTTTTTAAAGTTCCGCATTAAGGGAGTGCCCTTCTCTTTTACTTGGGCAAAACCGGAAACAATTATGAATAGGAAAAGGCCAGTTATTAGAAGTTTACGCATAGCTTGGTGTTGAATCTTTTTATCGAAATATAGATAAAATAAATGATTTTGGTTGTTATCCGTTTCCTAGTCCTTAATACCGATAATTTTTGCAATAGGAAGTGCTAACAAATCGAGAATGAGCGATAGCAACTGTCAACAATTTGGAGCTATTTATAGCGAATATTCATGGACAATGAGATGTAGAATAGATAATGGTTAAAGTGTAAGCAAGGCTACTAATACCTACATAACGGGGTAGCCTTCAATAATAATTGTAAAATATATTAGATTTGGTATTGACATTAAAGAAAATATTTACGACCTTTAGGTTGTCACTAAACCCAAATATTGCCAATACTAAGAACTTTGAACTATGCGATTCGAAATTAAGTTGGCTGTTGATGGAAATGCACCGCCAATCCTACCTATTAACTACCAATACGAGCTTGCCTCGTGGATATACCGCACCATTGCCGAAGGCGACAGAGACTATGCCACCTGGCTACATACAAATGGTTTCTCCTGTGGTAGCAAAACCTTTAAGTTGTTCTGCTTTTCGCACCTTATTACACCGAAACGCAACATTGTAGGCGATCGATTGCATGTGCTATCGCCAGAGATTTCGTTCCGGCTTTCCTTTCTGCCCGAACGCTCCACCGAAGAGTTTATAAAAGGGGTATTTCACAACCAAACAATGATTCTTGGCGATAGAATTAGTCAAGGCCGGTTTCGCGTAGGTAGCATAACCCTCGAAAACAAGGAAGATTTTACCACTTGGGGCGTATTCAAAACCCTCTCGCCAGTGGTTGTTTCCTCATTCCGCGACGATAGATCGAAGGAGTATATATCGCCAACCGATTGCCGCTTTGGTGCGCTTCTTATTGGGAACCTTAAACAAAAGTATAAGCTATACCACGGGCATGATTATATCGATATCGT from Williamwhitmania taraxaci includes the following:
- the cas6 gene encoding CRISPR-associated endoribonuclease Cas6; protein product: MRFEIKLAVDGNAPPILPINYQYELASWIYRTIAEGDRDYATWLHTNGFSCGSKTFKLFCFSHLITPKRNIVGDRLHVLSPEISFRLSFLPERSTEEFIKGVFHNQTMILGDRISQGRFRVGSITLENKEDFTTWGVFKTLSPVVVSSFRDDRSKEYISPTDCRFGALLIGNLKQKYKLYHGHDYIDIVKPEFELLGEPKQKGITLKQSGEYPIKVIGYQFSFRLSADSALLQMGYAAGFGEDNSMGFGMCQLQ